Proteins co-encoded in one Malus sylvestris chromosome 7, drMalSylv7.2, whole genome shotgun sequence genomic window:
- the LOC126629403 gene encoding squamosa promoter-binding-like protein 7 isoform X2 has product MEIGGNMDMLSHDVNNFSSRGQNGSNNSQLPNSWGIWDTTTTSHTTAAPTNNNNHVLYSTAATAVTVAAIGEEASSSSTTGGHALFTGHPLHHQFSNMYSCWADHGGGPHFHQDPHLMCLKLGKRHYFEDHGNHAPPLDERHVAGFPVGMMSKKGKAAAAAAQLYGAAQPLALKVVPRCQVEGCHVALLNAKEYHRRHKVCAMHSKASRVTVLGQDQRFCQQCSRFHVVSEFDESKRSCRRRLAGHNERRRKSSNDPLARSSSQGRALSLLSSKTTLDSWVSTSDLSSRSSTALRELIAENRAANLARQLMSSDRNWDSSSHNNNATEDLFCDHGQSWSNSLEPHQHQMFPENQHGWDRFHESSGAHLTLDLRRPPSQAYGFMSERAKTKAEEDQECDLWNSFQGTSVV; this is encoded by the exons ATGGAAATAGGTGGGAACATGGACATGTTAAGCCATGATGTTAACAACTTTAGCAGTAGAGGGCAAAATGGTAGTAATAACTCACAACTTCCTAATAGTTGGGGTATATGGGATACTACAACTACTAGTCATACTACTGCTGCTCCCACTAACAACAACAACCACGTATTGTACTCCACGGCGGCTACAGCCGTCACTGTTGCCGCCATCGGGGAGGAGGCTTCTAGCTCTTCTACCACTGGTGGTCACGCTCTCTTCACGGGTCATCCCTTGCATCATCAGTTCTCTAATATGTACAGTTGTTGGGCAGATCATGGAGGCGGGCCCCACTTCCACCAGGATCCACACCTGATGTGCTTGAAGCTGGGGAAGAGGCACTACTTTGAGGATCATGGAAATCATGCTCCGCCTCTGGATGAGCGGCACGTAGCGGGATTCCCAGTGGGAATGATGAGCAAGAAAGGCAAAGCAGCGGCAGCAGCAGCGCAGTTGTATGGTGCTGCGCAGCCGTTGGCGTTGAAGGTGGTGCCACGGTGTCAGGTGGAGGGGTGCCACGTGGCGCTGTTGAACGCGAAGGAGTACCACCGGAGGCACAAAGTGTGTGCGATGCACTCCAAGGCTTCCAGGGTCACCGTCTTGGGACAAGACCAGCGTTTCTGTCAGCAGTGCAGCAG GTTCCATGTAGTGTCAGAGTTTGACGAGTCGAAAAGGAGTTGCAGGAGGAGGTTAGCAGGGCACAATGAGCGAAGAAGAAAGAGCTCTAATGATCCTCTTGCCAGAAGCTCTTCTCAAG GAcgtgctctctctcttctgtcATCCAAGACTACGCTTGACTCTTGGGTATCTACATCTGATCTCTCCTCAAGGTCCAGCACTGCACTTCGTGAGCTCATTGCAGAAAACCGCGCCGCCAACTTGGCTCGCCAGCTCATGTCGTCGGACAGAAACTGGGACTCATCATCCCATAACAACAATGCAACAGAAGACTTGTTTTGTGATCATGGACAATCATGGTCTAACTCACTTGAGCCCCACCAGCACCAGATGTTTCCTGAAAATCAACATGGTTGGGACAGGTTCCATGAAAGTAGTGGGGCGCATTTAACGCTCGATCTCAGGCGGCCTCCGAGTCAAGCATACGGATTTATGTCTGAAAGGGCCAAAACAAAGGCTGAAGAAGATCAAGAGTGTGACTTGTGGAACTCCTTTCAGGGAACTAGTGTGgtctaa
- the LOC126629403 gene encoding squamosa promoter-binding-like protein 7 isoform X1 gives MEIGGNMDMLSHDVNNFSSRGQNGSNNSQLPNSWGIWDTTTTSHTTAAPTNNNNHVLYSTAATAVTVAAIGEEASSSSTTGGHALFTGHPLHHQFSNMYSCWADHGGGPHFHQDPHLMCLKLGKRHYFEDHGNHAPPLDERHVAGFPVGMMSKKGKAAAAAAQLYGAAQPLALKVVPRCQVEGCHVALLNAKEYHRRHKVCAMHSKASRVTVLGQDQRFCQQCSRFHVVSEFDESKRSCRRRLAGHNERRRKSSNDPLARSSSQDKKLMTGRFQYLSSMTGRALSLLSSKTTLDSWVSTSDLSSRSSTALRELIAENRAANLARQLMSSDRNWDSSSHNNNATEDLFCDHGQSWSNSLEPHQHQMFPENQHGWDRFHESSGAHLTLDLRRPPSQAYGFMSERAKTKAEEDQECDLWNSFQGTSVV, from the exons ATGGAAATAGGTGGGAACATGGACATGTTAAGCCATGATGTTAACAACTTTAGCAGTAGAGGGCAAAATGGTAGTAATAACTCACAACTTCCTAATAGTTGGGGTATATGGGATACTACAACTACTAGTCATACTACTGCTGCTCCCACTAACAACAACAACCACGTATTGTACTCCACGGCGGCTACAGCCGTCACTGTTGCCGCCATCGGGGAGGAGGCTTCTAGCTCTTCTACCACTGGTGGTCACGCTCTCTTCACGGGTCATCCCTTGCATCATCAGTTCTCTAATATGTACAGTTGTTGGGCAGATCATGGAGGCGGGCCCCACTTCCACCAGGATCCACACCTGATGTGCTTGAAGCTGGGGAAGAGGCACTACTTTGAGGATCATGGAAATCATGCTCCGCCTCTGGATGAGCGGCACGTAGCGGGATTCCCAGTGGGAATGATGAGCAAGAAAGGCAAAGCAGCGGCAGCAGCAGCGCAGTTGTATGGTGCTGCGCAGCCGTTGGCGTTGAAGGTGGTGCCACGGTGTCAGGTGGAGGGGTGCCACGTGGCGCTGTTGAACGCGAAGGAGTACCACCGGAGGCACAAAGTGTGTGCGATGCACTCCAAGGCTTCCAGGGTCACCGTCTTGGGACAAGACCAGCGTTTCTGTCAGCAGTGCAGCAG GTTCCATGTAGTGTCAGAGTTTGACGAGTCGAAAAGGAGTTGCAGGAGGAGGTTAGCAGGGCACAATGAGCGAAGAAGAAAGAGCTCTAATGATCCTCTTGCCAGAAGCTCTTCTCAAG ACAAGAAGTTGATGACTGGGAGGTTTCAATACCTATCTTCTATGACAGGAcgtgctctctctcttctgtcATCCAAGACTACGCTTGACTCTTGGGTATCTACATCTGATCTCTCCTCAAGGTCCAGCACTGCACTTCGTGAGCTCATTGCAGAAAACCGCGCCGCCAACTTGGCTCGCCAGCTCATGTCGTCGGACAGAAACTGGGACTCATCATCCCATAACAACAATGCAACAGAAGACTTGTTTTGTGATCATGGACAATCATGGTCTAACTCACTTGAGCCCCACCAGCACCAGATGTTTCCTGAAAATCAACATGGTTGGGACAGGTTCCATGAAAGTAGTGGGGCGCATTTAACGCTCGATCTCAGGCGGCCTCCGAGTCAAGCATACGGATTTATGTCTGAAAGGGCCAAAACAAAGGCTGAAGAAGATCAAGAGTGTGACTTGTGGAACTCCTTTCAGGGAACTAGTGTGgtctaa